A DNA window from Acidobacteriota bacterium contains the following coding sequences:
- a CDS encoding histidine kinase — translation MTARGLVQRRWFRAVLVVAAWTVFAAFLTSQMYLAYSRREMPIRWQRIFLVELIYAYIWAGLTPFILWLARRFPIERWNWVRSLMVHLGVSLFIGFATRVLHDLMLFSLLADSGGSFSVSRLLMSVYFMTDYGVMIYWLILLISYAFDYQRRYREGEVRATRLEAQLAQAQLQALKMQLHPHFLFNTLHSISALVHKDPDAADKMIARLGDFLRLTLDNSGAQEVSLQQELEFLKCYLEIERIRFADRLTVQMDIEPQTLDARLPNLILQPIVENAIRHGISPRTGPGRIEIEARRLNGNLQVQVTDNGPGIPSASNTGAIIKEGVGLANTQARLKQLYGNDHRLDLSNAAGGGLTVILEIPFREDIQTQN, via the coding sequence ATGACAGCACGCGGACTTGTACAACGTCGTTGGTTTCGCGCGGTTCTGGTCGTGGCCGCGTGGACGGTGTTCGCCGCGTTTCTAACAAGCCAGATGTATCTGGCCTACAGCCGCCGCGAGATGCCGATTCGATGGCAGCGGATCTTCCTGGTTGAGTTGATCTACGCCTATATTTGGGCGGGGCTGACACCGTTCATCCTTTGGCTCGCCCGGCGCTTTCCCATCGAACGATGGAACTGGGTTCGCAGTCTGATGGTCCATCTGGGCGTGTCCCTGTTTATCGGCTTTGCGACCAGGGTCCTGCACGATCTGATGCTGTTTTCTTTGCTCGCCGATTCCGGAGGGAGCTTCTCGGTCAGCAGGCTGCTGATGAGCGTCTACTTCATGACCGACTACGGCGTGATGATCTACTGGCTGATCTTGCTTATCAGCTACGCATTCGACTATCAGCGGCGCTATCGAGAGGGCGAGGTCCGCGCCACGCGGTTGGAGGCTCAGCTTGCGCAGGCCCAGCTTCAGGCGCTCAAGATGCAGCTTCATCCTCATTTTCTGTTCAACACGCTTCATTCGATTTCGGCTCTTGTTCACAAGGACCCGGATGCCGCCGACAAGATGATCGCGCGTCTCGGAGACTTCCTGCGGCTGACGCTCGACAACTCGGGAGCGCAGGAAGTTTCGCTTCAGCAGGAACTCGAGTTTCTGAAGTGCTACCTCGAAATCGAGCGTATCCGCTTCGCCGATCGGCTCACGGTTCAGATGGACATTGAGCCGCAGACCCTGGATGCGCGACTGCCAAACTTGATCTTGCAGCCGATAGTCGAGAACGCAATACGCCATGGCATTTCTCCGCGCACCGGTCCCGGTCGCATCGAAATCGAAGCCAGACGTTTGAATGGCAATCTTCAAGTTCAGGTGACAGACAATGGGCCCGGCATCCCGTCAGCTTCAAACACGGGCGCCATTATAAAAGAAGGCGTTGGCCTCGCAAATACGCAGGCCCGGCTTAAGCAGCTTTACGGCAACGACCATCGACTAGACCTCTCCAATGCCGCCGGCGGCGGCCTCACCGTTATCCTGGAAATTCCCTTCCGAGAAGACATCCAAACGCAAAACTGA
- a CDS encoding LytTR family DNA-binding domain-containing protein: protein MSSSSCIRTLIVDDESLARERLRDILSSDAQIEIIAECGNGQEAIDAIQLHSPDLVFLDVEMPGSDGFGVLEALPPDRIPTIIFVTAYDQYAVRAFEVYALDYLLKPFDQERFDKALARAKAQIASEKSEAVSQRILNALEEIKTRPVHLERLVIKMNGHVFFIKAEEIDWLEAEGNYVRLHAGKESYLLRDTISALESQLDPKRFIRVHRSAIVNIDRITELQPWFHGEYRIILREGVQLTLSRTYREKLHELLGRPL, encoded by the coding sequence ATGTCAAGCTCGTCGTGTATCCGTACATTGATCGTCGATGATGAATCGCTTGCGCGCGAGCGGCTGCGCGATATCCTCTCCTCAGATGCGCAGATCGAGATCATCGCCGAGTGCGGCAACGGGCAAGAGGCGATAGATGCCATTCAATTGCATTCACCCGATCTGGTCTTCCTGGATGTGGAGATGCCGGGCAGCGACGGCTTCGGAGTGCTCGAAGCGCTACCGCCAGATCGGATACCCACTATCATCTTTGTGACCGCATATGATCAGTACGCCGTTCGGGCGTTTGAGGTCTATGCGCTGGATTATTTATTGAAGCCGTTCGACCAGGAGCGCTTCGACAAGGCGCTCGCTCGCGCAAAGGCCCAGATAGCGAGCGAGAAAAGCGAGGCGGTGAGTCAGCGGATCCTCAACGCTCTGGAAGAGATCAAGACCAGGCCAGTCCATCTGGAACGGCTGGTGATCAAAATGAACGGCCACGTGTTTTTCATAAAGGCGGAGGAGATCGACTGGCTCGAGGCAGAAGGAAACTACGTCCGTCTCCACGCCGGCAAGGAATCGTATCTGCTGAGAGACACGATAAGCGCGCTCGAGTCGCAACTCGATCCCAAGAGATTCATACGCGTTCACCGATCGGCCATCGTCAACATCGATCGCATCACCGAACTTCAGCCCTGGTTCCACGGGGAATATCGCATCATCCTTCGCGAAGGCGTTCAGTTGACTCTATCGCGAACCTATCGCGAAAAACTGCACGAGTTGCTGGGGAGACCGCTCTAG